The following coding sequences are from one Sphingobium sp. Cam5-1 window:
- a CDS encoding type III PLP-dependent enzyme — MHKHHSALGVATALKPAAPVTLIRPQAAARAARFFAEKFPGRSLYAVKANPSPDLLRTLWDSGITHYDVASIAEVRLVAETLPQAKLCFMHPVKAEEAIAEAYHVHGVRTFSLDTIDELEKIVRATDDATDLELCVRLRVSSEHSELSLASKFGAELGETRELLIATRQAADALGICFHVGSQAMSPQAYSDAIERVRAAIVDAAVTVDIIDVGGGFPSVYPGMEPPALEAYFDAIYRGFESLPISYSAELWCEPGRALSAEYSSIIVRVERRRGTELYINDGAYGALFDAAHIGWRFPVALLREEESEADLTGFSFYGPTCDDMDHMVGPFMLPDDVAVGDYIEIGMLGAYGAAMRTGFNGFTSEAVIEVEDEPMASLYADPVPARRRATVIKLG, encoded by the coding sequence TTGCACAAGCACCATAGCGCGCTGGGGGTAGCGACCGCCCTCAAACCGGCAGCACCGGTAACGCTGATCCGCCCGCAGGCTGCGGCCCGCGCTGCCCGATTCTTCGCTGAGAAGTTTCCGGGGCGCTCGCTCTATGCCGTGAAGGCCAATCCCTCGCCGGACTTGCTTCGGACGCTTTGGGACAGCGGAATCACGCATTATGACGTTGCGTCCATCGCCGAGGTTCGCCTCGTCGCGGAAACGCTACCGCAAGCGAAGCTGTGCTTCATGCACCCCGTGAAGGCTGAAGAAGCCATTGCCGAGGCCTATCACGTTCATGGCGTGCGCACCTTCTCGCTCGACACGATCGACGAGTTGGAAAAAATCGTTCGCGCCACCGACGACGCCACGGACCTTGAACTGTGCGTCCGCCTGCGTGTCTCGTCCGAACATTCTGAACTGAGCCTCGCTTCCAAGTTCGGCGCGGAACTCGGCGAAACCCGCGAACTGTTGATAGCCACCCGTCAGGCAGCCGACGCGCTCGGCATCTGCTTCCACGTGGGTAGTCAGGCGATGAGCCCACAGGCTTATAGCGACGCCATCGAGCGCGTCCGCGCAGCGATCGTCGATGCGGCTGTCACGGTCGACATCATCGACGTAGGTGGCGGCTTTCCGTCCGTTTATCCGGGCATGGAACCGCCAGCGCTGGAAGCCTATTTCGACGCTATCTATCGCGGGTTTGAAAGCCTGCCGATCAGCTATTCCGCTGAACTGTGGTGCGAGCCTGGCCGCGCGCTTTCAGCCGAATATAGCTCCATCATCGTGCGGGTAGAGCGTCGTCGCGGCACCGAACTCTATATCAACGACGGTGCCTATGGCGCGCTGTTCGACGCTGCGCATATCGGCTGGCGTTTCCCAGTCGCCCTGCTGCGTGAGGAAGAGAGCGAAGCGGATTTGACCGGCTTCTCCTTCTACGGCCCGACATGCGACGACATGGATCACATGGTGGGTCCGTTCATGCTGCCTGACGATGTGGCTGTCGGCGACTATATCGAAATTGGCATGCTCGGCGCATATGGCGCGGCGATGCGCACCGGGTTCAACGGCTTCACATCAGAAGCGGTCATCGAGGTGGAGGACGAGCCGATGGCGAGCCTCTACGCCGATCCGGTTCCGGCACGCCGTCGCGCAACTGTCATCAAGCTGGGCTAA
- a CDS encoding carboxynorspermidine decarboxylase, protein METKAGDPAAFAHFDLHRVPSPAFVVDEAAIRRNLSILRDIGDRAGIKVLGALKAFSMWSLGPVVAEYLDGVCASGIYEARLGREEYGGEVATYCAAYKPDDLAAILKISDHVIFNSPGQIARLKPVIDDARMNGVNFDIGLRINPLHAEGEVPKYDPSQPHSRLGFPIDQLRPEHLEGVDGLHVHNLCEQDFLPLQRTWAAIESRVMPHVSGLKWLNFGGGHHVTRADYQINDLITFLQRIKAQTGLELYIEPGEAMALDAGILIGEILDVIDNGMPVAITDISATCHMPDVIEAPYRPAMLHEQEEGPVTRLGGPSCLAGDIIGDYRVPGGATPGRRVAFLDQAHYSMVKTNTFNGVPLPSIWLWNSQTDELQQIRRFSYEDFKARLS, encoded by the coding sequence ATGGAAACCAAAGCCGGCGATCCCGCCGCCTTCGCGCATTTCGACCTTCACCGCGTCCCCTCACCCGCCTTCGTGGTGGATGAGGCCGCGATCCGCCGGAACCTGTCCATCCTGCGCGACATAGGCGATCGCGCGGGCATCAAGGTGCTGGGCGCGCTCAAGGCCTTTTCCATGTGGTCCCTCGGCCCCGTAGTAGCCGAATATCTCGACGGCGTGTGCGCGTCCGGCATCTACGAAGCACGCCTCGGCCGCGAAGAATATGGCGGTGAGGTCGCGACCTACTGCGCCGCCTATAAGCCGGACGATCTGGCGGCGATCCTCAAAATCTCCGACCACGTCATCTTCAACAGCCCCGGCCAAATCGCGCGGCTCAAACCCGTCATCGATGATGCCAGAATGAACGGTGTGAACTTCGACATCGGTCTGCGCATAAACCCCCTCCACGCCGAGGGAGAAGTGCCCAAATATGATCCCTCGCAGCCCCACAGCCGCCTCGGTTTCCCCATCGATCAACTCCGCCCGGAACATCTTGAAGGCGTCGATGGCCTCCATGTCCACAACCTGTGCGAACAGGATTTCCTGCCGCTCCAACGCACCTGGGCAGCCATCGAATCTCGCGTCATGCCGCATGTCAGCGGCCTGAAATGGCTGAACTTCGGCGGTGGCCATCATGTCACGCGCGCCGACTATCAGATCAACGACCTGATCACCTTTCTCCAGCGGATAAAGGCGCAGACCGGCCTTGAACTCTATATCGAACCCGGTGAGGCGATGGCCCTCGACGCGGGAATCCTCATCGGCGAAATCCTCGACGTCATCGACAATGGCATGCCCGTCGCCATCACGGACATTTCCGCCACCTGCCACATGCCTGACGTCATAGAAGCGCCGTACCGCCCCGCCATGCTCCATGAACAGGAAGAAGGCCCGGTGACGCGACTCGGCGGCCCCTCTTGCCTCGCGGGCGACATCATCGGCGACTATCGAGTCCCAGGCGGCGCGACTCCAGGACGCCGCGTCGCCTTCCTCGATCAAGCCCACTACTCGATGGTAAAGACTAACACCTTCAACGGCGTACCTCTCCCCTCTATCTGGCTGTGGAATTCGCAGACCGACGAACTCCAGCAAATCCGGCGCTTTTCCTACGAGGATTTCAAGGCCCGTCTCTCCTGA
- a CDS encoding saccharopine dehydrogenase family protein has translation MSKVLVIGAGGVGSVAVHKMAMNSDIFSHITLASRRLVSCEKVAESVKARTGVTIDVAQVDADNVEETIALIEKVQPKLVVNLALPYQDLAIMDACLATKTDYLDTANYEPRDTPKFEYSWQWAYQDRFKEAGIMALLGSGFDPGVTSVFASYIKKHLLDRIDTLDILDCNGGDHGQHFATNFNPEINIREVTAPSRHWEGGKWVEGPALKHKQVFNFDQVGEKNMYLMYHEELESLAKHYPEIKRIRFWMTFGDAYLKHLEVLQNVGMTRIDPVIYEGKEIIPLQFLKAVLPEPSSLGSTTKGKTNIGDIATGVKDGQQKTVYVYNVCDHEDAYAETGNQAVSYTTGVPAMIGAAMMLTGAWKGEGVFNIEQFDPDPFMDMLNKHGLPWQVKELDAPLDF, from the coding sequence TTGAGCAAGGTTCTGGTCATTGGCGCAGGCGGCGTCGGGTCTGTCGCGGTTCACAAGATGGCGATGAACAGTGACATTTTCAGCCATATCACGCTCGCCAGCCGCCGCCTCGTCAGCTGTGAAAAGGTGGCCGAATCGGTGAAGGCGCGCACCGGCGTCACCATCGACGTGGCGCAGGTTGATGCCGATAATGTCGAAGAGACGATCGCACTCATCGAGAAGGTTCAGCCGAAACTCGTCGTCAACCTCGCCCTGCCCTATCAGGATCTGGCCATCATGGACGCGTGCCTCGCGACCAAGACCGACTATCTCGACACCGCCAATTACGAACCACGCGACACGCCCAAGTTCGAATATAGCTGGCAATGGGCCTATCAGGACCGGTTCAAGGAAGCAGGCATCATGGCGCTGCTGGGTTCGGGCTTCGACCCCGGCGTCACCAGCGTTTTCGCCTCCTACATCAAGAAGCATCTGCTCGACCGCATCGACACGCTCGACATTCTCGACTGCAACGGCGGCGACCACGGCCAGCATTTCGCCACTAACTTCAACCCGGAAATCAACATCCGCGAAGTGACCGCCCCCTCGCGCCACTGGGAAGGCGGCAAGTGGGTCGAAGGCCCGGCTTTGAAGCACAAGCAGGTGTTCAACTTCGATCAGGTCGGCGAAAAGAATATGTACCTCATGTATCATGAGGAATTGGAAAGCCTCGCCAAACACTATCCCGAAATCAAGCGCATCCGCTTCTGGATGACCTTCGGCGACGCTTACCTCAAGCATCTGGAAGTGCTCCAGAATGTCGGCATGACCCGCATCGATCCGGTGATCTACGAGGGCAAGGAAATCATCCCGCTCCAGTTCCTGAAGGCGGTCCTCCCCGAACCGTCCAGCCTCGGCTCCACGACCAAGGGCAAGACCAACATCGGCGACATCGCCACCGGCGTGAAGGATGGTCAGCAGAAGACCGTCTATGTCTACAATGTCTGCGATCATGAGGACGCCTATGCCGAAACGGGCAACCAGGCGGTCAGCTACACCACCGGCGTTCCGGCGATGATCGGCGCGGCCATGATGCTGACCGGCGCCTGGAAAGGCGAGGGCGTGTTCAACATCGAACAGTTCGATCCCGATCCTTTCATGGACATGCTGAACAAGCACGGCCTTCCCTGGCAGGTAAAGGAACTGGACGCGCCGCTGGATTTCTAA
- a CDS encoding GFA family protein gives MPYTGSCHCGAVTFTIATDAPTEAMSCNCSHCSRKGFLLTFVPADQFTLNSGEDKLTDYQFYKHQITHRFCNVCGTQSFAEGDSPNGPMRAINLRCVPEVDLDTLKINKVDGASF, from the coding sequence ATGCCCTACACCGGAAGCTGCCACTGCGGCGCAGTCACCTTCACCATAGCTACCGACGCACCCACGGAGGCTATGTCCTGCAACTGCTCCCATTGCAGCCGCAAGGGCTTCCTCCTTACCTTCGTCCCCGCCGACCAGTTCACGCTAAACAGCGGTGAGGACAAGCTGACCGACTATCAGTTCTACAAGCACCAGATCACGCACCGCTTCTGCAACGTCTGCGGCACGCAATCTTTCGCGGAAGGCGATTCCCCGAACGGCCCAATGCGCGCGATCAACCTGCGCTGCGTGCCGGAGGTCGATCTCGACACGCTCAAGATCAACAAGGTCGATGGCGCGAGCTTCTAG
- a CDS encoding cisplatin damage response ATP-dependent DNA ligase, with product MRAFSQLLDGLVYTRSRNGKLDLIARYMREAPDPDRGWALAALTGNLDIKAVKASAIGEMIRARTDPVLYEMSRDYVGDLAETVALLWPKSEDQPPEIDDGSLTLSAIIDRLHSVSRAAAPATLAQMMDHLDASGRFALLKLATGGLRVGISARLAKTGFAQAFNLDVDDVEECWHALSPPYKALFDWAEGRSGRPDPAGTPFFRPFMLAHPLEADSVDLSDYAAEWKWDGIRIQIVGTGEQTRLYSRAGDDITGSFPEIAQAFTAHAVLDGELLVKGEFQGGEAASFNALQQRLGRKAVTAKMMADYPAFVRLYDILLHADEDLRALPWEQRRPRLEAIVPTLNPDRFDISALIEAPDFESLADIRAGARDAAIEGVMLKRRDSPYVAGRKAALWYKWKRDPLTADCVMMYAQRGHGKRSSFYSDYTFGCWTEEGELLPVGKAYSGFTDEELKWLDRFVRTNTVNRFGPVREVEKSLVLEVAFDSIHDSKRHKSGLAMRFPRIARIRRDKPAAEADTITALKRLVG from the coding sequence ATGCGCGCCTTCTCCCAGCTCCTCGACGGCCTCGTCTACACCCGTTCGCGCAACGGCAAGCTGGACCTCATTGCCCGCTACATGCGCGAAGCTCCAGACCCCGATCGCGGTTGGGCACTCGCCGCCCTCACCGGCAACCTCGACATCAAGGCCGTCAAGGCCTCGGCCATCGGCGAGATGATCCGCGCCCGCACCGACCCCGTCCTCTACGAAATGAGCCGGGACTATGTCGGCGACCTTGCCGAAACCGTCGCTCTCCTGTGGCCCAAGAGCGAGGACCAGCCGCCAGAGATAGACGACGGCTCCCTCACTCTCTCCGCCATCATCGACCGCCTACACAGCGTCAGCCGAGCCGCCGCCCCGGCGACCCTCGCGCAAATGATGGACCATCTCGACGCCTCCGGCCGCTTCGCCCTCCTGAAACTCGCCACCGGAGGCCTGCGCGTCGGCATCTCCGCCCGCCTTGCCAAGACCGGCTTCGCCCAAGCCTTCAACCTAGACGTCGATGATGTGGAGGAATGCTGGCACGCCCTCTCCCCGCCTTACAAAGCCCTGTTCGACTGGGCCGAAGGCAGGTCTGGCCGCCCCGACCCCGCAGGCACGCCCTTCTTCCGCCCCTTCATGCTCGCCCACCCGCTCGAAGCCGACAGCGTTGACCTCAGCGACTATGCCGCCGAATGGAAATGGGACGGCATCCGCATCCAGATAGTCGGGACCGGCGAGCAGACCCGCCTCTATAGCCGCGCCGGGGATGACATCACCGGCAGCTTTCCCGAAATCGCGCAAGCCTTCACCGCCCACGCAGTCCTTGACGGCGAACTCCTAGTCAAAGGAGAATTCCAGGGTGGAGAAGCAGCCAGCTTCAACGCCCTCCAGCAACGCCTCGGCCGCAAGGCAGTGACGGCCAAGATGATGGCCGACTACCCCGCCTTCGTCCGCCTCTACGACATCCTCCTCCACGCCGACGAAGACCTTCGCGCCCTCCCGTGGGAGCAACGCCGCCCGCGCCTCGAAGCCATCGTCCCGACCCTCAACCCCGACCGCTTCGACATCTCCGCCCTCATCGAAGCGCCAGACTTCGAAAGCCTCGCCGACATCCGCGCAGGCGCCCGCGACGCCGCCATCGAAGGCGTCATGCTCAAGCGCCGCGACAGCCCCTATGTCGCCGGACGCAAGGCCGCGCTCTGGTATAAATGGAAACGCGATCCCCTGACCGCCGACTGCGTCATGATGTACGCCCAGCGCGGCCACGGCAAACGCTCGTCCTTCTATTCGGACTACACCTTCGGCTGCTGGACGGAGGAGGGCGAACTGCTCCCCGTCGGCAAAGCCTATAGCGGCTTCACCGACGAAGAACTCAAATGGCTGGACCGCTTCGTGCGCACCAACACGGTCAACCGCTTCGGCCCGGTGCGAGAGGTGGAAAAGTCACTGGTGCTGGAGGTGGCCTTCGACAGCATCCACGACAGCAAGCGGCACAAGTCGGGGCTGGCGATGCGCTTCCCGAGGATCGCGCGGATCAGGCGGGACAAGCCTGCGGCGGAAGCGGATACTATCACGGCATTGAAACGACTTGTTGGCTAA
- a CDS encoding ligase-associated DNA damage response exonuclease, which produces MPHWIEPHPTGIYVRPADAWIDPSQPAERALVTHGHADHARGGHGHVWATQETLAIMALRYGTASGTPVGYGEQIRMGGVDISYIPAGHVLGSAQILLEHAGERVIVTGDYKRRPDPTCKPFEPVPCDIFVTEATFGLPVFRHPDTGSEVDRLLAALQAHPDRCVLVGAYALGKAQRLICEVRARGHHDPIYIHGAMERMCALYQDFGIDLGELRPATGVPAKEMRGHLIVSPPSALNDRWSRRLPDPITAMASGWMRVRQRARQKNVELPLVISDHADWDELTSTIREVAPSETWITHGREEALLHWCMTHQMRARALELVGREDEDEG; this is translated from the coding sequence ATGCCCCATTGGATCGAACCGCACCCCACCGGAATATACGTCCGCCCCGCTGACGCCTGGATCGATCCATCACAGCCAGCCGAACGCGCGCTCGTCACCCACGGCCATGCCGATCATGCGCGCGGCGGCCACGGCCATGTCTGGGCGACGCAGGAAACCCTCGCCATCATGGCGCTGCGTTACGGCACGGCGAGCGGCACGCCCGTCGGCTATGGCGAGCAAATCCGTATGGGCGGGGTGGACATCTCCTACATTCCCGCAGGCCATGTCCTCGGCTCGGCCCAAATCCTGCTCGAACATGCGGGCGAGCGCGTCATCGTCACCGGCGATTACAAGCGCCGCCCCGACCCCACCTGCAAGCCGTTCGAGCCAGTTCCCTGCGACATCTTCGTCACCGAAGCCACATTCGGCCTCCCCGTCTTCCGTCACCCTGACACAGGCAGCGAAGTCGACCGCCTGCTCGCCGCGCTTCAGGCCCATCCCGACCGCTGCGTCCTAGTCGGCGCCTACGCCCTCGGCAAAGCCCAACGCCTGATCTGCGAAGTCCGCGCGCGCGGCCATCATGATCCCATCTACATCCACGGCGCGATGGAGCGCATGTGCGCGCTCTATCAGGATTTCGGCATCGACCTCGGCGAACTCCGCCCCGCCACCGGCGTTCCGGCCAAGGAGATGCGCGGCCACCTCATCGTTTCGCCCCCTTCCGCCCTCAACGACCGCTGGAGCCGCCGCCTGCCCGATCCCATCACCGCCATGGCGTCAGGCTGGATGCGCGTCCGCCAACGCGCGCGGCAGAAGAATGTCGAACTCCCTCTCGTCATTTCCGACCATGCCGACTGGGACGAACTGACCAGCACCATCCGCGAAGTCGCTCCATCCGAAACCTGGATCACCCACGGCCGCGAGGAAGCCCTGCTCCACTGGTGCATGACCCACCAGATGCGCGCGCGAGCGCTGGAACTGGTAGGGCGCGAAGATGAGGATGAGGGCTGA